One Microbacterium sp. W4I20 DNA window includes the following coding sequences:
- a CDS encoding heme ABC transporter ATP-binding protein, with amino-acid sequence MTVGLRGEGLTVRIGEGRAILEDASIDIRAGEIHALVGPNGAGKTTLFGVLAGDVTTQAGEVTLDDRPIGSWRPRTLAQQRAVLLQENTVTFPFSAEQVVRMGRTPWARTPAADDDDSVVASAMELTEVTALSARAVTSLSGGERARVALARVIAQSTGILLLDEPTAALDLKHHEDVMRLIRSRADAGVAVAIVLHDLNSALAHADRVTLLSEGRVVASGPPAQVLTAPRIEEVYGQAVDVFPHPITGVPLVVARR; translated from the coding sequence ATGACCGTGGGGCTGCGTGGCGAGGGCCTCACGGTGCGGATCGGCGAGGGGCGCGCGATCCTCGAGGACGCGTCGATCGACATCCGTGCCGGCGAGATCCACGCGCTGGTCGGCCCGAACGGTGCCGGTAAGACCACGCTCTTCGGGGTGCTCGCGGGCGATGTGACCACGCAGGCGGGCGAGGTCACCCTCGACGATCGACCGATCGGCAGCTGGCGTCCTCGCACCCTGGCCCAGCAGCGCGCGGTGCTCCTGCAGGAGAACACAGTCACCTTCCCGTTCAGCGCGGAGCAGGTGGTGCGCATGGGCCGCACGCCGTGGGCGCGCACTCCGGCCGCCGATGACGACGACTCCGTGGTCGCCTCTGCGATGGAGCTCACCGAGGTGACCGCCCTGAGCGCTCGCGCGGTGACCTCGCTGTCGGGCGGCGAGCGCGCCCGCGTGGCCCTCGCCCGGGTGATCGCGCAGAGCACCGGCATCCTGCTGCTCGACGAGCCGACCGCGGCACTCGACCTCAAGCATCACGAAGACGTCATGAGACTGATCAGGAGTAGGGCGGATGCCGGCGTCGCGGTGGCCATCGTGCTGCACGACCTGAACTCCGCGCTCGCCCATGCCGATCGCGTCACGCTGCTGTCGGAGGGCCGCGTCGTGGCGTCAGGGCCACCGGCACAGGTGCTCACCGCGCCGCGCATCGAGGAGGTCTACGGGCAGGCGGTCGACGTCTTCCCGCATCCCATCACCGGGGTTCCGCTGGTGGTGGCTCGGCGCTGA
- a CDS encoding carbohydrate ABC transporter permease codes for MTADTYSIVTGKQGRPPRRRRRMSGWHFVLAPIALLFVIPFAQMVMASVSPAEDLVKFPPPFIPSRFTLDGFVALFTTTDILHWLLNSTFVSAIAIGAHIVLCSLAGYGFARLRFRGRNLGFIMIVATIMIPTQLLMIPTYVMFSRLGLVNTIAAAFVPWLASAFGIFLMRQFFLSIPVEIEEAAALDGANRLQTFLRVILPLARPAIATLAIFTLLGSWNDLIWPLIAINDDSIFTVQLGIANFQSSRRTQWELLMASNVIATAPLVLFFLFAQKQFVQTMTMTGLKG; via the coding sequence ATGACCGCCGACACGTATTCGATCGTCACGGGCAAGCAGGGCCGGCCGCCCCGCCGTCGGCGCCGGATGAGCGGCTGGCACTTCGTGCTCGCGCCGATCGCCCTGCTGTTCGTGATCCCGTTCGCGCAGATGGTGATGGCGTCGGTCTCGCCCGCCGAGGATCTGGTGAAGTTCCCGCCGCCGTTCATCCCCTCGCGGTTCACCCTGGATGGGTTCGTTGCGCTGTTCACGACGACCGACATCCTGCACTGGCTGCTCAACAGCACGTTCGTCTCGGCAATCGCGATCGGCGCGCACATCGTGCTCTGCTCGCTTGCCGGCTACGGGTTCGCCCGGCTGCGCTTCCGCGGCCGGAACCTCGGCTTCATCATGATCGTCGCCACGATCATGATCCCGACGCAGCTGCTGATGATCCCGACCTACGTGATGTTCTCCCGGCTCGGACTGGTCAACACGATCGCGGCCGCCTTCGTGCCCTGGCTCGCCTCGGCCTTCGGCATCTTCCTGATGAGGCAGTTCTTCCTCTCGATCCCCGTGGAGATCGAGGAGGCCGCGGCGCTCGACGGCGCGAACCGGCTGCAGACGTTCCTGCGGGTGATCCTGCCGCTGGCCCGACCGGCGATCGCCACCCTGGCGATCTTCACGCTGCTGGGTTCCTGGAACGACCTGATCTGGCCGCTCATCGCGATCAACGACGACAGCATCTTCACCGTGCAGCTGGGCATCGCGAACTTCCAGAGCTCCCGCCGCACGCAGTGGGAGCTGCTGATGGCGAGCAACGTGATCGCGACGGCACCGCTGGTGCTGTTCTTCCTGTTCGCGCAGAAGCAGTTCGTGCAGACGATGACGATGACCGGGCTGAAGGGATGA
- a CDS encoding carbohydrate ABC transporter permease, which translates to MTTVREKKRSAEIDGDTPSRRPASATRRRGLLRNDLTGWGFVGPAMVIIVGLSIFPAVWAFILSLQDWNGFSDPVAVGGENYSRLMSDGEFWDAVSHTAGFVVLFVPASVLAGLFLAVALNRKIRFIGLYRTAIFVPFVASAVATGILSTYLFSPQYGIVNNVLRSVGLPAQGWLEDPQQAMLVIAIMSLWGQAAFTTVIYLAGLQDIPEELLEAARIDGANRWQTFWRIVWPELGPVTVFIAIWQTIGALQLFDLVYTTTRGGPLDSTKTIVYFLWEKAFKSLDFGYGSAAAYVLFAVTLLITIGMVVYSRIKKVEAF; encoded by the coding sequence ATGACGACAGTTCGCGAGAAGAAGAGATCCGCCGAGATCGACGGAGACACCCCGTCACGACGACCGGCGAGCGCGACCCGGCGGCGCGGTCTCCTCCGCAACGACCTGACCGGCTGGGGGTTCGTGGGACCGGCGATGGTCATCATCGTCGGCCTGTCGATCTTCCCGGCCGTGTGGGCGTTCATCCTCTCGCTTCAGGACTGGAACGGATTCTCCGATCCGGTGGCGGTCGGCGGGGAGAACTACTCGCGACTGATGTCGGACGGGGAGTTCTGGGATGCCGTGTCGCACACGGCGGGCTTCGTCGTGCTCTTCGTACCGGCCTCCGTGCTGGCGGGCCTCTTCCTCGCGGTCGCGCTGAACCGGAAGATCCGCTTCATCGGCCTGTACCGCACGGCGATCTTCGTGCCGTTCGTCGCGTCGGCGGTGGCGACCGGCATCCTCTCCACCTATCTGTTCAGCCCGCAGTACGGCATCGTGAACAACGTGCTCCGCTCCGTGGGCCTGCCGGCTCAGGGATGGCTGGAGGATCCGCAGCAGGCGATGCTGGTCATCGCGATCATGTCGCTGTGGGGGCAGGCCGCCTTCACGACCGTCATCTACCTCGCGGGGCTTCAGGACATCCCGGAGGAGTTGCTCGAGGCGGCGCGCATCGACGGTGCGAATCGCTGGCAGACGTTCTGGCGCATCGTGTGGCCGGAACTCGGTCCGGTCACGGTGTTCATCGCCATCTGGCAGACCATCGGCGCGCTGCAGCTGTTCGACCTCGTCTACACGACCACGCGAGGAGGGCCCCTCGACTCGACGAAGACCATCGTCTACTTCCTGTGGGAGAAGGCGTTCAAGAGCCTGGACTTCGGCTACGGATCCGCGGCGGCCTACGTGCTCTTCGCGGTGACGCTGCTGATCACCATCGGCATGGTCGTCTACTCGCGCATCAAGAAGGTCGAGGCATTCTGA
- a CDS encoding HtaA domain-containing protein → MNDTAIALRASSRIRVLIAALVSLFLIAAGAVVAVPAHAAGGSVSPSVTSASTSGVTVQVTASGLPDVAGAYAALIIKGTESSISAGGGYAAFAIPFPTVSAGETSFTLTAPAASLDRTQVYEVLIWKQHSNPDASTIYARGDVDITAQHWDAVFGAEPGTDPGTDPGTDPGTNPGTDPGTDPGTDPGTDPGTDPGTPPASASLSVFLADGTTPAADKALKAGDKIVVKGSGYDPTANVGGRGVPIPSHLPQGTYVVFGNFGSAWQPSTGAASSSRSVGSQAWALSESVLNQVPAQYQGAIRAQWVDIAADGSFQATLTLKDAAASPGSYGVYTYGAGGVVNADQERSVALNYSLAPKVAVSAALATAASGITATVAGSNFGAATGVYAAVIETGTEADVTAGGGFLAMQYVRGISGGAFSVDLTAAVDKLDRAKTYEVIVWKQHSMPNADTILARAAVPITDAHWETLFPATPAVTTSVKTATAKDGLTVAAAGSKLGAIPGAYVALIETGTEADVTADGGFLAMQYVRSISDGAFSVDLTAAAKTLDRTKTYEVIVWKQHSMPNADTILARGAVAITATQWDALLGTKPEEPTTPTKPVTPPAAVPGGSLRWAISSSFTNYITGPIAQGAIAVSDGATRSGGQFQFGQTVGGDFDAKSGRGSVVYRGSVRFTGHHGLLDVTVSNPQIRITSAGAATLSVSSGGSQVVFATLDLTRAARITANGAVTYSAAPATLTDAGRDRVLSGNPTTLNPVTFTIGSVAAAPSGTTGTVAAASVTVKKALPATPPANDGIDIDEKNLAALQSGKAATFSAAGFRPNEEGIRVVVYSTPVLLDTVTADADGVASWTGTLPAGLEDGAHTLTLQGSVDRGLAFTLARAAAVLGACTVEGATLQWGYKESFRTYIEGIAKGGWTLTDVAYRYPDFVWESGAGSFDDTTLTGLVTYGGSIAFTGHDGALNTTLANARVELAGDTGYLVFDVTGTTQDGTSVDQQGVRLAEFALGDAAVVDGVLSLDAVPTTLTEAGAAAFGTYAAGESLDPVTATIPVNPDCGVAAPVAEEDGSDAAAAVTAVTVPAPAEGAPVWPWIVGGLVLLVAVGAGGVLIGRRTGKTDAVEVSAEV, encoded by the coding sequence GTGAACGACACAGCCATCGCCCTCCGAGCGAGCAGCCGCATCCGCGTGCTGATCGCCGCCCTCGTCTCCCTCTTCCTGATCGCCGCGGGTGCCGTGGTCGCCGTCCCCGCGCACGCCGCGGGCGGCAGCGTCAGCCCGAGCGTCACCAGCGCCTCGACCTCCGGCGTGACCGTGCAGGTGACGGCATCCGGTCTTCCCGACGTGGCCGGCGCGTATGCCGCGCTCATCATCAAGGGCACCGAGAGCTCGATCTCGGCCGGCGGAGGATATGCCGCGTTCGCGATCCCGTTCCCGACGGTCAGCGCCGGGGAGACCTCGTTCACGCTCACCGCACCCGCCGCGTCGCTCGATCGCACCCAGGTGTACGAGGTGCTGATCTGGAAGCAGCACTCCAACCCGGATGCATCGACGATCTACGCCCGGGGCGACGTCGACATCACCGCACAGCACTGGGATGCCGTCTTCGGCGCGGAGCCGGGAACGGATCCCGGGACGGACCCGGGGACAGACCCCGGTACCAACCCGGGCACCGACCCCGGAACCGACCCGGGCACTGACCCCGGAACAGACCCGGGGACCGACCCCGGCACGCCGCCGGCATCCGCATCGCTCTCCGTGTTCCTCGCCGACGGCACCACCCCCGCCGCGGACAAGGCACTCAAGGCCGGCGACAAGATCGTCGTCAAGGGCTCCGGCTATGACCCGACCGCCAACGTCGGCGGGCGCGGGGTGCCGATCCCGTCGCATCTCCCGCAGGGCACGTACGTCGTGTTCGGCAACTTCGGTTCCGCCTGGCAGCCGTCGACCGGGGCCGCGTCGTCGAGCCGTTCGGTCGGCTCGCAGGCGTGGGCGCTCTCCGAGAGCGTGCTGAACCAGGTTCCCGCGCAGTATCAGGGAGCCATCCGCGCGCAGTGGGTCGACATCGCGGCCGACGGTTCGTTCCAGGCCACGCTGACTCTGAAGGATGCTGCGGCATCCCCCGGTTCCTACGGCGTCTACACCTATGGCGCCGGCGGGGTCGTCAACGCCGACCAGGAGCGCAGCGTCGCCCTCAACTACTCCCTCGCACCGAAGGTCGCGGTCTCCGCGGCGCTCGCGACGGCGGCGTCCGGCATCACTGCGACGGTCGCAGGTTCGAACTTCGGCGCGGCCACCGGCGTGTACGCCGCGGTCATCGAGACCGGCACCGAGGCGGATGTCACGGCGGGTGGCGGCTTCCTCGCCATGCAGTACGTGCGGGGCATCTCCGGCGGCGCGTTCAGCGTCGACCTGACCGCGGCCGTCGACAAGCTCGACCGCGCGAAGACCTACGAGGTGATCGTGTGGAAGCAGCACTCGATGCCGAACGCCGACACGATCCTCGCCCGCGCGGCCGTACCGATCACGGATGCGCACTGGGAGACGCTGTTCCCGGCGACTCCGGCGGTCACGACGAGTGTGAAGACGGCGACCGCGAAGGACGGCCTGACGGTCGCCGCCGCCGGCTCGAAGCTCGGGGCGATCCCCGGCGCATACGTCGCGCTGATCGAGACCGGCACCGAGGCGGATGTCACGGCCGACGGCGGATTCCTCGCGATGCAGTACGTGCGCTCGATCTCGGACGGCGCGTTCTCCGTCGATCTGACCGCGGCCGCGAAGACGCTCGACCGGACCAAGACGTACGAGGTGATCGTGTGGAAGCAGCACTCGATGCCGAACGCCGACACGATCCTCGCCCGCGGCGCCGTCGCGATCACCGCGACGCAGTGGGACGCCCTGCTCGGCACGAAGCCGGAGGAGCCCACCACTCCGACGAAGCCCGTGACCCCGCCGGCCGCGGTGCCGGGCGGATCGCTCCGCTGGGCCATCTCGTCGTCGTTCACGAACTACATCACGGGGCCCATCGCCCAGGGGGCCATCGCGGTGTCCGATGGCGCGACCCGCTCGGGCGGCCAGTTCCAGTTCGGGCAGACGGTCGGCGGCGACTTCGACGCGAAGTCCGGTCGTGGCAGTGTCGTGTACCGCGGGTCGGTGCGCTTCACCGGCCATCACGGCCTCCTCGACGTGACGGTCTCCAATCCGCAGATCCGCATCACCTCCGCGGGTGCTGCGACACTGTCCGTCTCGAGCGGCGGCTCCCAGGTGGTCTTCGCCACCCTCGACCTGACCCGGGCCGCGCGCATCACCGCGAACGGTGCCGTCACCTACTCGGCGGCTCCCGCGACGCTGACGGATGCCGGGCGGGACCGCGTCCTGTCCGGAAACCCCACCACGCTGAACCCGGTCACCTTCACGATCGGGTCCGTGGCGGCCGCGCCGTCGGGGACGACGGGCACTGTGGCGGCAGCATCCGTCACGGTGAAGAAGGCGCTCCCGGCCACGCCGCCGGCGAACGACGGGATCGACATCGACGAGAAGAACCTCGCCGCGCTCCAGTCCGGAAAGGCGGCGACCTTCTCGGCCGCCGGCTTCCGGCCGAACGAGGAGGGCATCCGCGTCGTCGTGTACTCGACCCCGGTGCTGCTCGACACCGTGACGGCGGATGCCGACGGCGTCGCCTCCTGGACGGGCACGCTGCCCGCCGGGCTCGAGGACGGCGCGCACACCCTCACCCTGCAGGGATCGGTCGACCGGGGGCTCGCGTTCACGCTGGCCCGCGCCGCCGCCGTGCTCGGTGCGTGCACGGTCGAGGGCGCCACGCTCCAGTGGGGCTATAAGGAGTCGTTCCGCACCTACATCGAGGGCATCGCGAAGGGCGGCTGGACGCTGACGGACGTGGCCTACCGCTACCCCGACTTCGTGTGGGAGAGCGGCGCCGGGTCGTTCGACGACACGACGCTCACGGGCCTCGTCACCTACGGCGGCAGCATCGCGTTCACGGGTCACGACGGTGCGTTGAACACGACCCTGGCGAACGCGCGCGTCGAGCTCGCCGGCGACACCGGGTACCTGGTGTTCGACGTGACCGGCACGACGCAGGACGGCACGAGCGTCGACCAGCAGGGCGTGCGGCTCGCGGAGTTCGCCCTCGGCGATGCCGCCGTCGTCGACGGGGTGCTGTCGCTCGATGCCGTCCCCACGACTCTGACCGAGGCGGGCGCCGCCGCGTTCGGCACCTACGCCGCGGGGGAGTCGCTCGACCCGGTCACCGCGACGATCCCGGTGAACCCCGACTGCGGCGTCGCGGCTCCGGTCGCGGAGGAGGACGGATCGGATGCCGCCGCCGCGGTCACCGCCGTCACCGTACCGGCACCTGCGGAGGGTGCGCCGGTGTGGCCGTGGATCGTCGGCGGACTGGTGCTGCTCGTGGCGGTCGGCGCGGGAGGCGTGCTGATCGGTCGTCGCACCGGGAAGACTGACGCGGTCGAGGTGTCGGCCGAGGTCTGA
- a CDS encoding iron ABC transporter permease codes for MTSDDTASEVVTSTPARHRGLRFVLVVAGLLVALAVTGIASITSGQYALSPGDLVGVLLKGVGIDTAWAPTASTDYGVINSIRMPRLVLGLLVGAALAVSGVLMQAIFGNPLADAGVVGVSSGAALGAAASITFGLATFGMWTTPAFAFVGGLVAVLAVYFISRAGGRTEVVTLLLTGIAINAIAGAGMAFLTFLGSTSTREQIVFWQFGSLNGALWQNIQLVAPLVAVGIVAALIVAPSLDLFALGERTARHLGLNVELLRMAVIVTVAILVCAAVAFAGIIGFAGLVVPHLMRMIIGPAHLPLVIASALGGALLIAVADLIARTAVPLADLPIGMITSLVGGPFFLWLLVRTRRRSGGWA; via the coding sequence GTGACGTCGGACGACACGGCGTCGGAGGTCGTCACCTCGACGCCGGCGCGGCACCGCGGTCTGCGTTTCGTGCTGGTGGTCGCCGGCCTGCTCGTCGCGCTCGCGGTCACCGGGATCGCGTCGATCACCAGCGGGCAGTACGCCCTCTCCCCCGGCGATCTGGTCGGCGTGCTGCTCAAGGGAGTCGGCATCGACACGGCCTGGGCCCCGACCGCCTCGACCGACTACGGCGTGATCAACAGCATCCGGATGCCGCGCCTCGTGCTCGGCCTCCTCGTCGGGGCTGCGCTGGCCGTCTCGGGCGTGCTGATGCAGGCGATCTTCGGCAACCCGCTGGCGGATGCCGGAGTGGTCGGCGTCTCGTCCGGCGCGGCGCTCGGCGCGGCGGCGAGCATCACGTTCGGTCTCGCCACCTTCGGGATGTGGACCACACCGGCCTTCGCCTTCGTCGGCGGGCTCGTCGCCGTGCTCGCCGTCTACTTCATCAGCCGTGCGGGAGGACGCACCGAGGTCGTGACGCTGCTGCTCACCGGCATCGCGATCAACGCCATCGCCGGCGCGGGCATGGCGTTCCTCACGTTCCTCGGCTCGACCTCCACGCGCGAGCAGATCGTGTTCTGGCAGTTCGGCTCGCTGAACGGCGCGCTGTGGCAGAACATCCAGCTGGTCGCGCCGCTGGTCGCCGTCGGCATCGTCGCCGCCCTGATCGTCGCCCCGAGCCTCGACCTCTTCGCGCTCGGCGAGCGCACCGCGCGGCATCTCGGGCTGAACGTCGAGCTGTTGCGGATGGCGGTGATCGTCACGGTGGCGATCCTCGTCTGCGCGGCCGTCGCGTTCGCCGGCATCATCGGCTTCGCCGGTCTCGTCGTGCCGCACCTGATGCGCATGATCATCGGCCCGGCCCACCTGCCCCTCGTCATCGCCTCGGCCCTCGGCGGGGCGCTGCTGATCGCCGTCGCCGACCTCATCGCCCGCACGGCGGTGCCGCTGGCCGATCTCCCGATCGGCATGATCACGTCTCTCGTCGGCGGGCCGTTCTTCCTGTGGCTGCTCGTGCGCACGCGGCGACGCTCGGGTGGGTGGGCATGA
- a CDS encoding CPBP family intramembrane glutamic endopeptidase, with the protein MSTTQPRRRLFLKPRLWHIAPVLILFLLQAIVGGALVGALYARGDLVSGALLGLLVAAVFVGVIALTGWLPRILRERHRHSALWPALLVGGALLASFIASLLTAEWSGVAGSFILGAAIVALTDGLTEEVTFRGAVVVAARSRLSEFWVWMLSTVLFASTHFLSLTAGQSLGDTLLQVLFTFVAGTSFYVLRRAPRGRYSCRSSSTPATTSSSTSPTPWIRGGSSSPSRRASSRWSPSSAARIARGRPRLSTHRHRSPDAPPALRRRCRADAEAPRFRLALPHAPCSSRPPCGRARHRSGRMRDAGFRR; encoded by the coding sequence ATGTCCACGACTCAGCCTCGACGCCGTCTTTTCCTGAAGCCGCGCCTCTGGCACATCGCACCCGTCCTCATCCTGTTCCTCCTGCAGGCGATCGTGGGCGGAGCGCTCGTGGGCGCACTCTACGCGCGGGGCGACCTCGTCAGCGGAGCACTCCTCGGGCTGCTCGTCGCAGCTGTCTTCGTGGGCGTCATCGCGCTGACGGGTTGGCTGCCGCGCATCCTGCGCGAGCGCCACCGGCATTCCGCACTGTGGCCGGCTCTGCTCGTGGGCGGTGCGCTCCTCGCATCCTTCATCGCCAGCCTCCTCACGGCGGAGTGGTCAGGCGTCGCGGGATCCTTCATCCTGGGCGCGGCGATCGTCGCGCTCACCGATGGGCTCACCGAAGAGGTCACGTTCCGCGGTGCCGTGGTGGTGGCCGCCCGTTCTCGCCTGAGCGAGTTCTGGGTGTGGATGCTTTCGACAGTGCTCTTCGCATCCACGCACTTCCTGAGCCTGACCGCCGGACAGTCTCTGGGCGACACTCTCCTCCAGGTGCTGTTCACCTTCGTGGCCGGCACCAGCTTCTACGTGCTCCGCCGCGCGCCACGGGGACGCTACTCCTGCCGATCCTCTTCCACGCCTGCAACAACTTCCTCGTCGACATCCCCAACACCGTGGATCCGTGGTGGCAGCTCGTCGCCGTCTCGTCGGGCCTCATCGCGTTGGTCCCCGTCATCCGCAGCGCGGATCGCTCGCGGAAGACCGAGGCTCTCGACGCACCGGCACCGCTCGCCTGACGCGCCTCCGGCGTTGCGGAGGCGCTGCAGAGCCGACGCGGAGGCGCCGCGATTTAGGTTAGCCTTGCCTCATGCGCCGTGTTCTTCCCGTCCTCCTTGCGGCCGCGCTCGTCATCGGTCTGGCCGGATGCGCGACGCCGGGTTCCGCCGCTGA
- a CDS encoding hemin ABC transporter substrate-binding protein, with product MRRVLPVLLAAALVIGLAGCATPGSAADTTATADACPQASVPLASLDVVDDVREVTGGSTACLSSHAIEPVADDTAPELPVTVTDSEGRDVEVTDIDRILPIDISGTIASTVFALGLGDQVVGRDSSTAFAGTEDLPVVTKSGHSLNAEAILELAPTVILTDTTIGPKEIRQQLRDAGIAVVVISSDRRLDTTDALVTEIAAALGVPSRGEALNERLDAGVEASLTEIAEVVPAAEEDRARMLFLYVRGSANVYYIFGEDSGADSLIDAVGGIDVAGEIGWQGMKPMTAEALVAAQPDVLVMMTDGLESVGGIDGLIERIPAVAETPAGVNRRVIDMADSEILSFGPRSADVISALARALYAPEPAK from the coding sequence ATGCGCCGTGTTCTTCCCGTCCTCCTTGCGGCCGCGCTCGTCATCGGTCTGGCCGGATGCGCGACGCCGGGTTCCGCCGCTGACACCACCGCCACCGCGGATGCCTGCCCCCAGGCATCCGTCCCTCTCGCCTCTCTCGATGTCGTCGACGACGTGCGCGAGGTGACCGGCGGATCGACCGCCTGCCTGTCGAGCCACGCGATCGAGCCGGTCGCCGATGACACCGCACCGGAGCTTCCGGTGACCGTGACCGACAGCGAAGGCCGCGACGTCGAGGTCACCGACATCGACCGCATCCTGCCCATCGACATCTCGGGCACGATCGCCTCGACGGTGTTCGCGCTCGGACTCGGCGACCAGGTCGTCGGCCGCGATTCGTCCACCGCCTTCGCGGGCACCGAGGACCTGCCCGTCGTCACGAAGAGCGGTCACTCGCTCAATGCGGAGGCCATCCTCGAGCTGGCGCCGACCGTGATCCTGACCGACACCACCATCGGTCCGAAGGAGATCCGCCAGCAGCTGCGCGATGCCGGCATCGCCGTGGTCGTGATCTCCAGCGACCGCCGCCTCGACACCACCGACGCGCTCGTCACCGAGATCGCCGCCGCGCTCGGAGTGCCGAGCCGCGGCGAGGCCCTGAACGAACGACTGGATGCCGGCGTCGAGGCCTCGCTCACAGAGATCGCCGAGGTGGTCCCCGCCGCGGAGGAGGACCGCGCCCGCATGCTGTTCCTCTACGTGCGCGGCAGCGCGAACGTCTACTACATCTTCGGCGAGGACTCCGGGGCGGATTCCCTCATCGACGCCGTCGGCGGCATCGACGTCGCCGGTGAGATCGGCTGGCAGGGCATGAAGCCGATGACTGCCGAAGCGCTCGTCGCCGCGCAACCGGACGTGCTGGTGATGATGACCGATGGCCTCGAATCGGTGGGCGGCATCGACGGCCTCATCGAGCGGATCCCCGCCGTCGCCGAGACACCGGCCGGCGTCAACCGCCGCGTGATCGACATGGCCGACAGCGAGATCCTCAGCTTCGGCCCGCGCTCCGCCGACGTGATCAGCGCGCTCGCCCGGGCGCTGTACGCCCCCGAGCCCGCGAAGTGA
- a CDS encoding sterol carrier family protein: protein MARRIDIVDGRSALAAVRSADAAGEKPPRTDLATAVRYLLQLLDEKAPGNSVEVRVPPFGAVQVIQGPRHTRGTPPNVVEMDAATWIAVSTGEEAWADAATAGRIHASGTRADLLGVLPLRP, encoded by the coding sequence ATGGCACGCCGGATCGATATCGTGGATGGTCGCTCCGCATTGGCTGCGGTGCGGAGCGCGGATGCTGCGGGCGAGAAGCCCCCGCGGACCGATCTCGCGACCGCGGTGCGGTACCTGCTGCAGCTGCTCGATGAGAAGGCGCCGGGCAACAGCGTCGAGGTGCGGGTGCCGCCGTTCGGCGCCGTTCAGGTCATCCAGGGGCCGCGGCACACCCGCGGTACTCCGCCGAACGTCGTCGAGATGGATGCTGCGACCTGGATCGCCGTGTCGACGGGTGAGGAGGCCTGGGCGGATGCCGCGACGGCCGGCCGCATCCACGCCTCCGGCACACGGGCCGACCTGCTGGGCGTCCTGCCCCTGCGGCCGTAG
- a CDS encoding carbohydrate kinase family protein, giving the protein MSPRILVAGDANLDLVLRGDVVPRFGQAEQLLDGADLVLGSSAGICAAGLARLGVDTALVARVGADVFGDRTRELLADAGVDTAAVRVVDEPTGISVILSAPHDRSILTLTGALSGVTAAEVLAAAEGRSHVHFASYFLVPALAAALPEVLTELRARGVTTSLDTNWDPAERWDGISECLPLLDLLLPNAAEAIALAAAAGTRAEDAEDAARALAASGPIVVVKDGAAGGLAIVGERALRAPGLVLDVIDTTGAGDSFDAGFLASWTEHGDVQAALRWAAVAGSLSTRGAGGTGGQATRAEVESLA; this is encoded by the coding sequence ATGAGCCCGCGCATCCTCGTGGCCGGCGACGCGAACCTCGACCTCGTCCTGCGGGGCGACGTGGTGCCGCGCTTCGGTCAGGCCGAGCAGCTGCTCGACGGCGCCGACCTGGTGCTCGGATCCAGTGCGGGCATCTGCGCGGCCGGTCTCGCCCGCCTGGGTGTCGACACGGCCCTCGTCGCCCGCGTCGGAGCCGACGTCTTCGGCGACAGGACCCGCGAGCTACTCGCCGATGCCGGGGTCGACACCGCGGCGGTGCGGGTGGTCGACGAGCCCACCGGCATCTCCGTGATTCTGTCGGCCCCTCATGATCGGTCGATCCTCACGCTCACGGGCGCACTCTCCGGTGTCACCGCCGCAGAGGTCCTGGCCGCGGCGGAAGGCCGCTCGCACGTGCACTTCGCTTCCTACTTCCTCGTGCCGGCGTTGGCCGCGGCGCTCCCCGAGGTGCTGACCGAGCTCCGCGCGCGCGGCGTCACGACCAGCCTCGACACGAACTGGGATCCCGCCGAGCGCTGGGACGGCATCTCGGAATGCCTTCCGCTGCTCGACCTGCTTCTGCCGAACGCGGCGGAGGCCATCGCGCTCGCCGCGGCGGCCGGCACCCGGGCCGAGGATGCCGAGGACGCGGCGCGCGCGCTCGCCGCGAGCGGCCCGATCGTCGTCGTCAAGGACGGTGCCGCCGGCGGACTCGCGATCGTCGGGGAACGCGCCCTGCGGGCGCCGGGCCTGGTGCTCGACGTCATCGACACGACCGGTGCGGGCGACAGCTTCGACGCCGGATTCCTCGCGTCGTGGACCGAACACGGCGACGTGCAGGCGGCGCTGCGGTGGGCGGCGGTGGCGGGATCCCTCTCCACGCGCGGCGCCGGCGGAACCGGAGGGCAGGCGACTCGTGCCGAAGTGGAGTCGCTGGCGTGA